One genomic window of Mucilaginibacter sp. SJ includes the following:
- a CDS encoding SOS response-associated peptidase — MCRDISFHSEIQVVTRDFQGIQVSPDVARHPDEMVHVTCEILPNYPIVVQKQGLHLVNMSWGVIPVYENDPKQRQIRRRNMVNAQSERILADKRSYWYKMRNNRCLIPTTGIFEHQKVAGFKNKIPYHVSEKGRDGFYVPALYQVSQEVDQETGELFKFPTFTMITRSSNDVMTWIHNDGDNKHRMPLFLTPEMEQAWIREDLSEGEMAEIFNYSIPEEKLDFYPVFSIRGGKPHPEGKLKDAFYDWGGKVPKYDGGFYGSQPQTALF; from the coding sequence ATGTGTAGAGATATTAGTTTTCATTCAGAAATACAAGTGGTAACCCGGGATTTTCAGGGGATTCAAGTATCACCCGATGTTGCCCGTCATCCTGATGAAATGGTCCATGTGACCTGCGAAATATTGCCGAATTATCCGATAGTCGTACAAAAACAAGGGCTGCACCTGGTCAACATGAGCTGGGGAGTCATACCTGTTTATGAAAATGATCCCAAGCAGCGCCAAATACGAAGACGAAATATGGTAAATGCGCAGTCCGAACGCATTCTTGCAGATAAAAGATCGTATTGGTACAAAATGAGGAACAACCGTTGCCTGATCCCGACAACGGGCATATTTGAACATCAGAAAGTAGCCGGCTTTAAAAATAAGATACCTTATCATGTAAGTGAAAAAGGCAGGGATGGTTTCTATGTACCGGCTTTATACCAGGTTAGCCAGGAGGTTGATCAGGAAACGGGGGAGCTTTTTAAATTCCCGACGTTCACGATGATCACGCGATCTTCTAATGATGTGATGACCTGGATACACAATGACGGTGATAATAAACACAGAATGCCGTTATTCCTTACTCCTGAAATGGAGCAGGCCTGGATAAGAGAAGATCTTTCGGAAGGAGAAATGGCAGAGATCTTTAATTATAGTATACCGGAGGAAAAACTCGATTTTTATCCGGTATTTTCTATACGGGGTGGAAAACCGCATCCCGAAGGCAAACTAAAGGATGCTTTTTATGACTGGGGTGGAAAGGTCCCCAAATATGATGGCGGCTTTTACGGCTCACAGCCACAGACAGCTCTGTTTTAG
- a CDS encoding DNA polymerase III subunit alpha, which translates to MLLNVHSNYSLQYGTIPVQELVNELILNGYQAAVLTDINNTSAVLDFIHECQQKHFTGLAGAEFRNADTLLFVAIARNNEGFREINEYLTEYNQQKKPFPSAAPEWDHVYVIYPLRSTHEGLRDNEYLGLRPGQINKLYGKPRAFIERLVIWSPVTVKERNDFDLHRQLVAIKHNALIDHLKAEQQAASDEVLRPLQELISFYSAYPKIIYNTDHLISNCSFDFDFTTCKNKRTFTNSQYTDKLLLEKYALEGWADRYGTGNKEALRRVKHELEVIDRLGFSSYFLITHDVVRYAMWRGYYHVGRGSGANSIVAYCMRITDVCPIELDLYFERFLNPKRNAPPDFDLDFSWRERDEIFDYMFKRYDPKHTALLGMMTTFQDRSIIRELGKIYGLPKRDIDQMIASPKEIRADNHIALKILQVYDRISDFPHNRSIHAGGVLISELPIAYYSALDLPPKGLLTTQFDMYTASTIGFEKVDILSQRGIGHIRDAVDIIRENCGKTIDVHQVAKIKNDPKVNEQLKAGNTIGNFYIESPSMISVNRKLGCNNYLTLVASSSIIRPGVGSSGMMDEYIKRYHQPEKVVYLHPVLEEQLKETYGVMVYQEDVLKVAHHYAGLDLADADVLRRLMSGKNRGAHHLSEIQEKFFRQSKELGRPDETTAELWRQISSFAGYSFSKAHSASYAVESYQSLYLKTYYPKEFMVAVINNDGGFYQKWVYVAEARKAGANVHLPCVNNSRVDAMIRGNDIYLGLGLIQGLETTVMQNILNVRSKDGNYLTMEDLIERTGISLEQTLLLVRSGALRFTGQNKKTLMWLANMVFEKRSKVKKLLPGSRPLLRPETVAITLPEFDCYGEEDFFDEMEFLHFSLSLSPFTMLKTNFRGHLKAKQLIEHVGQVVKMVGLYVTAKPTRTKKGDAMAFGSFLDIDGDFFDTVHFPASLAKYPFQKGGLYLILGKITESFGVPSITVEKMAMLPIRLDPRFS; encoded by the coding sequence ATGCTGCTCAATGTTCATAGTAACTATAGTCTGCAATACGGAACCATCCCTGTTCAGGAACTGGTCAATGAGTTGATCCTGAATGGCTATCAGGCTGCGGTATTAACTGATATCAATAATACCAGTGCAGTGCTGGATTTTATCCATGAATGCCAGCAAAAGCACTTCACTGGCCTCGCCGGTGCTGAATTCAGGAATGCGGATACGTTATTGTTCGTCGCCATCGCGCGTAACAATGAAGGTTTTCGCGAGATCAATGAATACCTGACCGAATATAACCAGCAAAAGAAGCCGTTTCCTTCTGCCGCTCCCGAATGGGATCATGTTTATGTGATCTATCCGCTCCGCTCAACACATGAAGGCTTGCGTGATAACGAATACCTCGGGCTGCGCCCCGGACAGATCAACAAGCTGTATGGTAAACCCCGCGCTTTTATAGAACGGCTCGTGATCTGGTCCCCGGTAACTGTTAAAGAGCGGAATGACTTTGATCTTCATCGCCAATTAGTTGCGATCAAGCATAATGCTTTAATTGACCATTTGAAGGCCGAGCAACAAGCGGCTTCCGATGAAGTATTGAGGCCGCTACAGGAATTGATCTCCTTTTATAGCGCTTATCCGAAGATCATTTATAATACGGATCACCTCATATCGAATTGCAGCTTTGATTTTGATTTTACGACCTGCAAGAATAAAAGAACCTTCACGAACAGCCAGTATACAGACAAACTACTACTCGAAAAATATGCATTGGAAGGTTGGGCTGATCGGTACGGCACAGGCAATAAGGAGGCCCTAAGACGGGTAAAACATGAATTGGAAGTGATTGACAGGCTTGGGTTTTCTTCCTATTTTTTGATCACCCACGATGTGGTCAGATATGCCATGTGGCGCGGTTATTACCACGTTGGCCGTGGCAGCGGAGCTAATAGTATTGTGGCTTATTGCATGCGCATTACGGACGTATGTCCTATAGAACTTGACCTGTATTTTGAAAGGTTCCTTAACCCGAAACGGAATGCGCCGCCGGATTTCGATCTCGATTTCAGTTGGCGGGAACGCGACGAGATATTTGACTATATGTTCAAACGCTATGATCCAAAACATACGGCACTGCTCGGTATGATGACCACATTCCAGGATCGAAGTATCATTCGGGAGCTGGGGAAAATCTATGGCTTACCGAAAAGAGATATTGATCAGATGATCGCATCTCCAAAGGAGATCCGGGCTGATAATCATATCGCGCTAAAGATACTACAGGTGTATGACCGGATCAGTGATTTCCCTCACAATCGCAGTATACATGCCGGAGGTGTATTGATCAGCGAATTACCGATAGCATATTATTCTGCGCTCGACCTGCCGCCGAAAGGCTTGTTAACAACGCAATTCGATATGTATACGGCATCAACGATAGGATTTGAGAAAGTTGATATTCTCAGTCAGCGTGGTATAGGTCATATACGTGATGCTGTAGATATTATTCGGGAGAATTGCGGCAAAACGATCGATGTGCACCAGGTCGCGAAGATCAAGAATGACCCAAAGGTGAACGAGCAGTTAAAAGCCGGAAATACGATAGGTAACTTTTACATCGAAAGTCCCTCGATGATCAGCGTGAACAGGAAGCTGGGGTGCAATAATTACCTGACGCTGGTAGCATCATCGAGCATTATTCGTCCGGGCGTAGGCAGCAGCGGCATGATGGATGAATATATCAAACGGTATCATCAACCTGAAAAAGTAGTATATCTGCACCCCGTATTGGAGGAACAGTTGAAAGAGACCTATGGTGTGATGGTTTACCAGGAAGACGTCCTGAAAGTCGCTCATCACTATGCAGGGCTTGACCTTGCCGATGCAGATGTGCTTCGTAGATTGATGTCCGGTAAGAACCGTGGCGCGCACCATCTTTCAGAGATACAGGAAAAATTCTTCCGCCAAAGCAAAGAATTGGGCAGACCCGACGAAACGACAGCGGAATTATGGCGACAGATATCCAGTTTTGCGGGGTATTCTTTTTCTAAGGCGCACTCTGCAAGCTATGCCGTCGAAAGCTATCAGAGCTTATACCTTAAAACCTATTATCCCAAAGAGTTCATGGTTGCGGTCATTAACAATGATGGCGGATTCTATCAAAAATGGGTTTACGTTGCTGAAGCACGAAAGGCAGGTGCGAACGTCCACCTGCCTTGTGTAAATAACAGCCGCGTTGACGCGATGATTCGGGGCAATGATATTTACCTGGGCCTGGGATTGATACAGGGATTGGAAACCACCGTGATGCAAAACATCCTTAATGTTCGTTCAAAAGATGGTAACTATCTTACAATGGAAGACCTCATTGAACGGACAGGCATATCCCTGGAACAAACGCTGTTATTAGTGCGGAGTGGTGCTTTGCGTTTTACGGGCCAAAATAAAAAGACCTTGATGTGGCTCGCCAACATGGTATTTGAAAAACGCAGCAAGGTTAAAAAGTTACTGCCCGGCTCTCGTCCCTTACTAAGGCCGGAAACCGTTGCCATTACCTTACCGGAATTCGATTGTTACGGCGAAGAGGATTTTTTTGACGAAATGGAGTTTCTTCATTTTTCATTATCCCTTTCACCGTTCACAATGTTAAAAACGAACTTCCGGGGACACTTAAAAGCGAAACAATTGATCGAACATGTCGGGCAGGTGGTTAAAATGGTCGGGCTGTATGTAACCGCCAAGCCGACACGTACCAAAAAAGGTGACGCGATGGCTTTTGGTAGCTTTCTTGATATTGATGGTGATTTTTTTGATACCGTGCACTTTCCGGCCTCGTTAGCAAAATACCCATTTCAAAAAGGTGGTTTATATTTGATACTCGGTAAGATCACGGAAAGTTTTGGCGTACCATCGATTACCGTAGAGAAGATGGCAATGTTGCCGATCAGGCTTGACCCGAGATTTAGTTAA
- the dinB gene encoding DNA polymerase IV: protein METRSIVHFDLDTFFVSVEVLKDSKLKGKPVAVGGEGDRAVVASCSYEARQFGVRSGMAMKIAKRLCPHLVVRRGDYDSYSQKSQEVTAIIKDAVPIVEKASIDEHYLDLTGFDRYFGTYKYTMELCDRITKETWLPISFGLSVNKLVSKVATTVTKPLGRKQVEFGTERQFFSPLPVKKIPGVGQETGTKLALMGVKLIEDVYKLNPPLLEATFGKNGLVLWQRANAIDETPVVPYSESKSISRESTFSQDTTSMELLRGHIMQMVTELAFELRQNDKMATCVTVKIRYSDFETHTQQRKIKGSSFDEDLTGAAWELFQKLYERRVLIRLIGVKFSQLITSNYQIDLFADTGNNIALYQSIDKLKNKYGANAIIKAAALPINISHGHDMQRR from the coding sequence ATGGAAACCCGCAGCATCGTTCATTTTGATCTCGACACATTCTTTGTGTCTGTTGAGGTGCTGAAGGACAGTAAGCTAAAGGGCAAGCCTGTTGCTGTCGGCGGAGAAGGTGACAGGGCTGTTGTGGCGTCCTGTAGCTACGAAGCCCGTCAGTTCGGGGTTCGCAGTGGTATGGCGATGAAAATTGCCAAACGACTCTGCCCGCATCTGGTCGTTCGTCGTGGCGATTATGACAGCTACAGCCAAAAATCACAAGAAGTTACCGCCATTATCAAGGATGCTGTACCCATAGTCGAAAAAGCTTCTATCGATGAACATTACCTTGATCTTACCGGATTTGATCGCTATTTCGGTACCTACAAATACACAATGGAACTTTGTGATCGCATTACAAAGGAAACCTGGTTGCCGATCTCCTTCGGGCTATCCGTAAATAAATTGGTCAGTAAGGTGGCGACGACGGTGACAAAGCCTCTGGGACGCAAACAGGTAGAATTTGGTACAGAGCGGCAATTCTTTTCTCCTTTGCCGGTCAAAAAAATACCTGGTGTTGGCCAGGAAACGGGAACCAAACTGGCTCTTATGGGTGTGAAATTGATCGAAGATGTCTATAAGCTAAATCCGCCATTATTGGAGGCGACCTTTGGTAAAAATGGTCTGGTGTTATGGCAACGGGCGAACGCGATCGACGAAACACCGGTCGTGCCGTATTCTGAATCTAAATCTATCAGCCGAGAATCCACATTTAGTCAGGATACCACCAGTATGGAACTACTGCGTGGGCACATCATGCAGATGGTCACAGAGCTTGCATTCGAGTTGAGGCAAAATGATAAAATGGCTACCTGTGTAACGGTCAAGATCCGCTATTCCGATTTTGAAACACACACACAACAACGCAAAATAAAGGGGTCATCATTCGATGAAGATCTTACGGGGGCAGCGTGGGAACTGTTCCAGAAGTTATATGAACGCCGGGTACTCATCCGTTTGATCGGCGTGAAATTCAGTCAGCTGATCACATCCAACTATCAGATCGATCTGTTCGCTGATACAGGCAATAACATTGCCCTTTATCAGAGTATAGATAAGCTAAAAAACAAGTATGGAGCGAACGCGATCATAAAGGCCGCTGCATTACCTATAAATATTAGTCATGGACACGATATGCAAAGGAGGTAA
- a CDS encoding GNAT family N-acetyltransferase, with amino-acid sequence MLTPIYLEHDAHIIQSFSPDDLSRWSVMADDVFELLSDKQMLKYLPSKRLRSVRDADNLLKNALLNLYCGRNYIHFIRKKSDNQIIGIIDVVSPDLAKEHYDLQQYPYFIEFYLKSEYSQKRLMSSLLPHFLESLRSQSVLKVAAVIHRQNTAARKLLYRAGFNYRNLFDATQDIYEFSAVECNVA; translated from the coding sequence ATGCTAACACCAATCTACCTGGAACACGATGCTCACATTATTCAGTCATTTAGCCCCGATGATCTTTCCCGATGGTCTGTTATGGCAGACGATGTATTCGAGTTGCTCTCGGACAAGCAAATGTTAAAATATCTGCCGTCTAAAAGACTTCGGTCGGTTCGGGATGCTGACAATCTATTAAAAAATGCCCTTCTTAATCTTTATTGTGGAAGGAACTATATTCATTTTATCCGAAAAAAAAGTGATAACCAGATCATAGGTATCATAGACGTGGTGTCGCCTGATCTCGCCAAAGAGCATTATGATCTTCAACAATACCCTTATTTTATCGAGTTCTATCTTAAATCAGAATATTCACAAAAAAGGCTAATGTCATCGCTGCTACCTCATTTTTTAGAATCACTCCGCAGTCAGAGTGTGCTCAAGGTCGCCGCAGTTATCCACCGTCAGAATACCGCTGCCCGAAAATTATTATACAGGGCGGGTTTTAATTATCGCAATTTGTTCGACGCGACGCAAGATATTTACGAGTTCTCTGCGGTTGAGTGCAATGTTGCCTGA
- a CDS encoding histone H1: MEKITELKALVETAEKEAQAFYEKNNKAAGTRLRNALQEIKVIATDLRKDVTEKKNAAK; this comes from the coding sequence ATGGAAAAGATCACAGAATTAAAAGCGCTTGTAGAAACCGCAGAAAAAGAAGCGCAAGCTTTTTACGAGAAAAATAATAAAGCAGCCGGCACTCGTTTGAGGAATGCGTTGCAGGAGATCAAGGTAATTGCGACAGATCTTCGCAAAGATGTGACAGAAAAAAAGAACGCTGCAAAATAA
- a CDS encoding HEPN/Toprim-associated domain-containing protein translates to MEYEYLSLSVGKLEIDWRKNIIKEDHFALFQPGDKANVCYYFDNDDEQVVSKTGPGYSKPLDKVRERLKLLGYGYNKLPALLHEHIQSFVYERQDLKGFSPKKFLGMLSAVEIPKIDWVPHEADADYGEFFTRRILTLPQFGPIRSYLKEFPGASDLVFEQIHPYIILSALAENPLNRELPVEWRTKEKNVGLDKYETYLIVTEGPSDGVVLKKALHILRPEIADFFDFIDMRENYPFDNVSSMLKFFMGLIKIGTNRNMIFIFDNDTEGCYNFSRLDNIAHPPNMRKYVLPDMKEFENFKTSGTSGEAEENVNRRAVAIEMYLDHSYVLTRTPIVVWGGMHGSVQQLQGALKNKEDYTTKFVGLEEKDHEKYKFDKLHFLLGHLVKNIIG, encoded by the coding sequence ATGGAATACGAATATCTATCATTAAGCGTCGGTAAACTGGAAATAGATTGGCGCAAAAACATTATAAAAGAAGACCATTTTGCTTTATTTCAGCCAGGTGATAAAGCAAATGTGTGCTATTATTTTGATAATGACGACGAGCAAGTGGTCAGTAAAACCGGCCCTGGTTATAGCAAACCGCTGGATAAAGTAAGGGAGCGCCTGAAATTACTCGGTTATGGATATAATAAACTTCCAGCCCTGCTTCACGAGCATATCCAAAGTTTTGTATATGAACGCCAGGACCTCAAGGGTTTTAGTCCTAAAAAGTTTCTTGGAATGCTTAGCGCCGTTGAGATCCCCAAAATTGATTGGGTACCCCACGAAGCAGATGCCGACTATGGCGAATTTTTTACACGACGGATATTGACCTTGCCGCAGTTCGGGCCGATAAGGTCATATCTGAAGGAATTTCCAGGCGCATCAGACCTCGTTTTTGAGCAGATCCACCCATACATTATTTTATCGGCACTTGCTGAGAATCCGTTAAACAGAGAGTTGCCCGTTGAATGGCGCACCAAAGAGAAAAACGTAGGTCTGGATAAGTACGAAACCTACCTCATCGTTACGGAAGGTCCAAGCGATGGCGTGGTGCTCAAAAAAGCATTACATATACTTCGACCCGAGATTGCCGATTTTTTTGACTTCATCGACATGCGTGAAAATTATCCATTCGATAATGTTAGCAGTATGCTCAAATTCTTTATGGGGTTGATCAAGATCGGTACAAATCGCAACATGATATTCATTTTTGATAATGACACGGAAGGTTGTTACAATTTCAGTCGGTTAGATAACATAGCTCATCCCCCTAATATGAGGAAGTATGTCTTACCCGATATGAAAGAGTTTGAAAATTTCAAGACCTCCGGAACCTCCGGTGAGGCCGAAGAGAATGTGAACCGTCGTGCGGTAGCTATAGAAATGTACCTGGACCACAGTTATGTTCTGACACGTACACCGATCGTTGTATGGGGAGGGATGCATGGTTCTGTTCAGCAATTACAGGGCGCATTAAAAAATAAAGAGGATTATACCACCAAATTCGTCGGGCTGGAGGAGAAAGATCATGAGAAGTATAAATTTGATAAACTGCATTTTTTGTTAGGCCATCTGGTCAAAAATATCATTGGGTAG
- a CDS encoding DUF4099 domain-containing protein: protein MHLFNVKENELPVADLETLGLAAGGQLLLNVDDLKALLSGRRTSLLQLSNLEAENIKIKALDAKVSLQRNAAGKMDLLIHPIYKKPATPDFLSDSEADQLRKGDIASIQKEISDNKGGIKKLLFEYDADTREFLIGDTDNILAPDMVNGEFLTTAQKEDYRKGKEVQLADKTIFSYSMKDPHGIRSNRLALIASVLIDGGLSYLLYKGLNALFGTKRDEAEAAKLSPGYHNAVKDMEENRQNAPKQESVFRTRGLYAR from the coding sequence ATGCATTTGTTCAACGTTAAAGAAAACGAACTCCCGGTAGCTGACCTCGAAACTTTAGGCCTGGCGGCGGGCGGGCAGCTACTGCTTAATGTGGATGACCTCAAAGCCTTGCTCTCTGGGCGACGTACCAGCCTGCTACAATTATCTAATCTTGAAGCTGAAAATATCAAGATCAAAGCATTGGATGCGAAGGTTTCGCTTCAACGAAACGCCGCCGGAAAAATGGATCTGTTGATCCATCCCATTTACAAAAAACCTGCTACGCCTGATTTCTTGAGTGACAGCGAAGCGGATCAGTTGCGTAAAGGGGATATAGCCAGTATTCAAAAAGAGATCAGTGATAACAAGGGCGGCATCAAGAAACTGCTGTTCGAGTACGATGCCGACACCCGGGAGTTCCTGATCGGTGATACCGATAATATCCTTGCGCCCGATATGGTCAACGGGGAGTTCCTCACCACAGCTCAAAAAGAGGATTACCGTAAAGGTAAAGAGGTCCAGCTGGCTGACAAGACCATTTTCAGTTACTCCATGAAAGATCCGCATGGCATCCGCTCGAACCGGCTTGCGCTTATCGCTTCTGTTCTCATAGATGGTGGATTAAGCTATCTGTTATATAAAGGCTTGAACGCCCTTTTCGGCACCAAACGGGACGAAGCTGAAGCGGCCAAATTAAGCCCCGGATACCATAATGCGGTAAAAGATATGGAGGAGAACCGGCAGAATGCTCCCAAACAGGAATCGGTATTCCGTACAAGGGGACTTTACGCACGCTGA
- a CDS encoding ArdC family protein has protein sequence MSKNFKPLHEQIANKLIAELKAGTSPFQKPWSETDAPAFTIPVNPTTNKNYRGMNSLWLSMQGYQDPRWMTLKQADFAGYTVEKGAKATLINFVKTSNIEAIRDVDGNKITDEDGKTMTRVTNLDKPMITNAWVFNAEQIKGIPPLPEYLKSAEVEQKWAPLERAEKLLEASKAVINHGGNEAYYSKSRDIIQLPGKAQFDNETKYYAVALHELGHWTGHSSRLDRPMEGRFGSEKYAREELRAEIASLMLGSELKIGHNFGQHAAYVNSWVKILKDEPFELFRASADAQKIFDFVLDIERKLDVKREAAPAQAFEKGEQIAYNNSTVSVLETYKNKNLKVEFADGTRKSVKPTDALYKGLLDAKNNPAEQLMEVAAVEQEINHKIGR, from the coding sequence ATGAGTAAAAATTTCAAACCACTGCATGAGCAGATCGCGAACAAGCTCATCGCTGAATTAAAAGCAGGCACTTCGCCTTTTCAAAAACCGTGGTCGGAAACGGATGCACCGGCCTTCACCATTCCGGTAAACCCGACCACCAATAAAAATTACCGGGGTATGAACTCCTTGTGGTTATCCATGCAAGGATATCAGGACCCGCGCTGGATGACCTTAAAACAAGCGGACTTTGCCGGTTACACCGTCGAAAAAGGCGCAAAAGCAACGCTGATCAATTTTGTCAAGACCAGTAATATCGAAGCGATAAGGGATGTCGATGGCAATAAGATCACCGATGAGGATGGCAAGACCATGACCCGTGTGACGAACCTGGATAAACCGATGATCACCAACGCCTGGGTGTTTAACGCCGAGCAGATCAAAGGTATCCCGCCATTGCCGGAGTATCTTAAAAGCGCCGAGGTAGAACAAAAATGGGCACCATTGGAGCGCGCGGAAAAATTGCTGGAAGCAAGTAAGGCGGTGATCAACCATGGTGGCAACGAAGCCTATTACAGCAAATCCCGAGATATCATCCAGTTGCCCGGCAAAGCGCAGTTCGACAATGAGACCAAGTACTATGCGGTCGCATTACATGAACTCGGACATTGGACCGGCCATTCCAGCCGCCTTGACCGTCCGATGGAAGGTCGTTTCGGTTCAGAAAAATATGCGCGTGAAGAATTACGCGCGGAGATCGCATCCCTGATGCTGGGGAGCGAACTAAAGATCGGCCATAACTTCGGTCAGCATGCTGCATACGTGAACAGTTGGGTAAAGATACTGAAGGACGAGCCCTTTGAATTGTTCCGTGCATCAGCAGATGCACAAAAGATATTCGATTTCGTGCTGGATATCGAACGTAAACTCGATGTCAAACGTGAGGCAGCGCCTGCACAGGCCTTTGAGAAAGGGGAACAGATCGCTTACAATAACTCAACAGTTAGCGTACTGGAAACCTACAAGAATAAAAACTTAAAGGTCGAGTTCGCTGATGGCACCCGAAAATCTGTAAAACCTACGGATGCGCTTTACAAAGGTTTGCTTGATGCAAAGAACAACCCTGCTGAACAACTGATGGAAGTTGCCGCCGTGGAGCAGGAAATAAACCATAAGATCGGAAGATAA
- a CDS encoding M23 family metallopeptidase, whose product MKWLAILTACCFPLRQLHINSPFGNRLDPITGQLRTHEGLDLRARSDTVFAVLDGTVIQAGYQHGLGLNISISHGLVKTEYGHLSQVFILSNTPVTAGSPIGITGRSGRVTGEHLHFGVRFKGQPIDPLKFLIELNHHYHE is encoded by the coding sequence ATGAAATGGTTAGCTATCCTCACAGCATGCTGTTTTCCGTTAAGGCAGCTGCACATCAATTCGCCATTCGGGAACCGCCTTGACCCGATCACCGGCCAACTTCGAACACATGAAGGCTTGGATCTCAGGGCTCGTTCAGATACTGTTTTTGCTGTTCTGGACGGTACGGTCATTCAGGCTGGCTATCAACATGGCCTTGGCCTGAACATCAGTATCAGCCATGGCCTCGTAAAAACGGAATATGGCCATCTAAGCCAGGTGTTTATCCTTAGCAATACACCTGTTACCGCCGGAAGCCCTATTGGTATCACCGGCCGTTCCGGTCGAGTGACCGGGGAACACCTTCATTTCGGCGTACGCTTTAAGGGGCAGCCCATTGATCCCCTCAAATTTCTGATCGAATTAAATCATCATTATCATGAGTAA